The following are encoded together in the Deinococcus soli (ex Cha et al. 2016) genome:
- the rpsO gene encoding 30S ribosomal protein S15 → MIDKKQTIETHAKHGTDTGSTAVQIALLTERINNLSTHLTANKKDKHGQRGLQLLNGQRRRLLKYLERTSYDEYIALTDQLKIRRGQRIVR, encoded by the coding sequence ATGATCGACAAGAAGCAGACCATCGAGACCCACGCCAAGCACGGCACTGACACCGGCAGCACTGCCGTCCAGATCGCCCTCCTGACCGAGCGCATCAACAACCTGTCGACCCACCTGACCGCCAACAAGAAGGACAAGCACGGCCAGCGCGGCCTGCAGCTCCTGAACGGTCAGCGCCGCCGCCTGCTGAAGTACCTCGAGCGCACCAGCTACGACGAGTACATCGCCCTGACGGACCAGCTGAAGATCCGCCGCGGCCAGCGCATCGTCCGCTAA
- a CDS encoding gamma-glutamylcyclotransferase family protein, translating into MTDPAIPRVFVYGTLLPGERNAHVAARGFTAQAATLRGFTLHHLHPEGYPALTPGPADAAVRGAVLTYDPQAWKAALPGLDDLEGLYDTPPLYTRQVAPVTLEGGEEITAWVYVYARAERLLAPGARVVPGGDWRDLPDRDHPGADGR; encoded by the coding sequence ATGACCGACCCCGCCATTCCCCGCGTGTTCGTGTACGGCACCCTGCTCCCCGGCGAGCGCAACGCCCACGTCGCTGCGCGCGGCTTCACCGCCCAGGCGGCCACGCTGCGCGGCTTCACCCTGCACCACCTCCACCCCGAGGGGTACCCGGCCCTGACCCCCGGCCCGGCGGACGCGGCGGTGCGCGGCGCAGTCCTGACCTACGACCCGCAGGCCTGGAAGGCAGCCTTGCCGGGCCTGGACGACCTGGAGGGCCTGTACGACACGCCGCCCCTGTACACCCGTCAGGTGGCTCCCGTGACGCTGGAGGGGGGAGAGGAGATTACCGCCTGGGTGTACGTGTACGCCCGTGCGGAGCGCCTCCTGGCGCCCGGCGCCCGCGTGGTGCCCGGAGGCGACTGGCGTGACCTGCCGGACCGTGACCACCCCGGCGCGGACGGCCGGTAA
- a CDS encoding LexA family transcriptional regulator has protein sequence MSRPTSSDDLAGWLRQRRQTLGLGQHDLSQLTGDLGGPDGRVTQPYLSRLERGERALGALTAQRQDALRRALDVTLSEWTARTGLRALAPAPREDLLGSLELIRVPVRALASAGLPLTEDHASVIDYELVPLRDHRPGMLVLQVQGDSMTTEHGGLRPGDRVYVDPGDLDLREGRVYVLHVPGLGLTVKRLRRYGDQLWLSSDNPDHPPVRPEEATVIGRVYYHQPQGQRL, from the coding sequence ATGTCCCGCCCCACCTCCTCAGACGACCTCGCCGGGTGGCTGCGACAGCGCCGGCAGACCCTCGGCCTCGGGCAGCACGACCTCAGTCAGCTCACCGGGGACCTCGGCGGTCCCGACGGGCGGGTCACGCAGCCGTACCTCAGCCGCCTCGAACGCGGCGAACGCGCCCTAGGCGCCCTGACCGCCCAGCGGCAGGACGCGCTGCGCCGCGCGCTGGACGTCACCCTCAGCGAGTGGACCGCCCGCACTGGCCTGCGCGCCCTGGCCCCCGCCCCCCGCGAGGACCTGCTGGGCAGCCTGGAACTCATCCGCGTGCCGGTCCGCGCGCTGGCCAGCGCCGGACTGCCCCTCACCGAGGACCACGCCAGCGTCATCGACTATGAACTCGTGCCGCTGCGCGACCACCGCCCCGGCATGCTGGTGTTGCAGGTGCAGGGCGACTCCATGACCACCGAGCACGGCGGCCTGCGCCCCGGCGACCGCGTGTACGTCGACCCTGGCGACCTCGACCTGCGCGAGGGCCGCGTGTACGTCCTGCACGTCCCGGGCCTGGGCCTGACCGTCAAACGCCTGCGCCGCTACGGCGATCAGCTGTGGCTGTCCAGCGACAACCCCGACCACCCCCCCGTCCGCCCGGAGGAAGCCACCGTGATCGGCCGGGTGTACTACCACCAGCCGCAGGGCCAGCGACTCTAG